The stretch of DNA CAACTTGCACAAAACCAAgttagcaaaaaacaaaacaaaaaacaaaaccacacacatatatacacaaactaTGCTAGCatttatgtaaacatttaaaacacaaacagTGCTAAGTATTCTTTATGGATATACATAAATAgtgaaatcataaaaacaaaaaaggatccACACCAACTTCACAAACTCATTTTAACTCTGGGAAGAGAGGTgaatggaaagaagagggagataaGGTCTTTTCCTGTATCTGTAacatacttttcttattttaaaagacctgaattcaataaaatgttggggtttttttttcaaatttgggtGGTAAACAAGAGTATAATGTTAACTTTCTATAGTATTCTGAATGTTTGATATAGTCAAGAATTTATAAAcgtaaatacaatttttaacaCAAGTTTCATAGGACAGTTTCTCATAATGCACCTTGAGAGGAACTGTATAAATCCAAAGCACATTCCAATAAAAACAGTATTACAGGTCAAAATAATGTGGTCCAAGTAAGCATCTCTATTCTAGTACTCCAAAGGATTACATTTCTTATTCTTCGATATAACTGtccacaaactgagggtttctttttaattttattttaattgacacacaatgttaacaTTAATGTCAGGTATacacacagtgattcaacacctctctatacattatgctatgctcaccacaagtgtaactaccgTCTATcatcatacaacactattacaataccagtAACTATATATTCCCTATATTgtaccttttattctcatgacttatcCCACAAACTGAGTTTTGACAGGCATTTATGCAGCAAGGAGTTAGAAGATAAACTCCTGAATATATATAGTCCAGGAGAAGATACACCTGGACTATAGCTATCAATTTGCTGACAAAACATACCCTGAAAAGAAAGCCACTCCATCTCCGATGTAAACCACCCTTGTTACACCCACCACCAGTCACTACTTACTTCTAATTACTGTCACTATTTGAATAATTATCTTCTAATTGATGCTTTCATTCCCAtttgttcagaaaataaaatctaagagtaccatatggtatctgttccctttttaatttgatttgtaGTCCACGAGAATAGACAATGATCTATTTTCATGGCTTCTGGCAAGAAGCCCAGAttcctcattcattcaacttTGCTCCTACAACAAAATGCCTCCAAAAGGAACTTTAAATCATTCCTAAAACTTAGGATGACTTGACTTTTCCCTCTACTCATGATGACTTTTTTCTCAAGTGCTCTAATGTTCAAAGTATGCAATTGTAGAAAAAATGCTGGGCTGAGAAGAACACCTAAAAATTGAATCCTATTTGTGTCCCCAAACATGTGACCTAAATTACATTCCTCCGCTGCTCTAAGTTTTCTCATCACAAAACAATTGAAACAAATTAGTGAAGTTTTTCACATATGTATCATAAAGCTCcattttttatacataaaaaatttcTTATAGGTTTATATATTGGTATTTTACCTATGATTTAATTTGGCAGGAAAAATCAGCTCAGCTGCTTTTATAGTTTCAAACTACTTCCTCAGATAATCATTAAAGTTTCTTCTAGCTATtagattgtttttcctttttttcaagattgttttcaacttaccatttttaaaattcttcaccACTACAATCTTACTCTAAAACTGAAGACTGAATTATTTACATCTTTCAGACATTTTATTTGCCCAACTGTTCAAAATGGTCACACAAGTCAAACTGAAAGACTCCCTACTaccagaaataaatgtttaatttttaaattttatcaggTGGAAAAAAAGGGGCTGATTTGTGCcagctgaaattaattttaacaatttggTCAGAATAAGGCCCaactttaatttctatattttagtCATTATGAAACATAGTTTCTGTAGTTGTAATTAATAGAAAAAGCAAATCGGtgtgttaaatgaaaaagaaaagctagggGAATGGGAAAGGGCAAAATGAGTAAAGGgcagtgggagatacaggtttccaattatggaatgaagaagtcatgggaataaaaagtagagcatagggaatataatcaacaatattataatagcattgcATGGTAACAGGTGATAACTAAACTTGTGGTGAGCAAAGCAGAACATAAAGAgatactgaatcactatgttgtacaccagaaacaaatataacacggtgtgtcaattatactcaaaaaaaacccaaaaagccaGAATTCAACAGGTTTATgcttcacataaaataaaaatgaaaagtgaaaataagaaagcaatGAGAAGCATTTACACGAATGTGAGACCTCTAAAGGAGTCAAGTTAGCCGTCTCACTCACTACGAGACTGAGTTAAAATTGAATAGGCTACCTTAACAAATGATTCCTGTCTTTTACAACTTGATTCTTAAGCTAAAATACATTGTAAAACTTATTTAATAAGAAGGTACTCCTGCAACTCTACTgtgcataataaaaataaattaccttaTCTGGTGTTGATTCAAAAGAATCTTTCATCTGGTTATCCAACGGTGGGTCAGGAGGTGGTTTTATCTGATTATCCAAATGACAATTTTCAGAAGCcctttttgtagttttattaatttcaacTGTAACATCATTAACTTTAACTTCTTCAGAATtaatttctttagtttcttcctGCTGGCAACCTATATTTTTGTCATCATGTGGTTTTGTCCCTAAAACTGTACTTTGAGTTGCTGGATGATGCATTTCTAAGGCTGGTAGTGAAAAACTGGTTCGTATTAAGCCCAATTTAGGGGAAACTTGAGAGTCCAACTTATTTTGCTGCACAGAGTTAAATTTTGAGAGTTTAATTTTAGTCCAGTTGGAGTTCTTTTTAGTTGAGCTGTTTATTCCATTTAATATACATTTCACAGGCTTTGTTTTTCTACTGGGAAAGAAACGATTGCATTGAACATCCTGATTTGTTTCCTTCTGatgaagtatttgtctttcattaTTAGGCTCTTCCAAGTTTATTTCTGTAGGCTTCTCCTCCTTTACACTCTCCATTTGTAAAGATTCCTTTTTTACCTCTACAGTATCTGACTCAATTTCACCAGCaatttcttcacagagctggagaaTACTACCCCGTTTGCTCTTTCCTGCTTGCTCCAGCTCATTATCTACACTTTGTTCAGGCACTGATGGCTGTGGACTTTTTTGGGATTTTGCACTAGTATTCACTTGCGTATGAACTGACTTCttcatctcattctttttagaGACTGCTGAAGTAACCATTTTTGATCTTTTTATCTCAGAAGTTACAGGCAcagattttgtttcctcttttctagtATTCTTCTGAAGACACTTTTCAGATCCTTTTATGCACTGAGAATTACAAGTATAAGCTGTCTGATGCTCTACTTTGCgtttttttcctttgggggaaTTTATTACTTCATTAATTACTAGATTTTCATCCTCTTTAGTGTCAGACTTTATTTCCGGTACTtttcttttcacatgtttttgaCTTGTTTTAACTTTATTAGATTTACTTTGAGTATTGTTACAGTGCTCTTTTCTTGGTGGCAAACTCTGTTTAGCTGCTTGAACTTGACCCTGAATTTCTCTATTACGCAGAGACCTTGTTGAAACTTCTGTTAACTGTTGAAGTCTCTGTGACCTCCGGTTAAACTGTTCATTTGATTTAGGAGTTCCATGCACTGACTTTTTCTgaggtaattttttcttttttgtagattcttgtTGTGAATGTCCCTTCACAGTCaccatatttttattaatggaCTTGCTAGCTTTTTTATCATTGGATGCCACTTTTGCTGACCTTGTACTCATGCATGTTCCTAATTCAGATTGATTTATTTTACTCTCACTAGAAGATTTAACCAGTgatttgatagtttcctttgggCCTGATTTTTTTGCCAGATTCGTTTGAGAACCTTGAATTTGTGTTTCTAAATTCttatcttcactttttttaataacactggaggaattttcttttgatttctcctGAATGGACATCATTCCTGAGTAAGGTCCTCCTTTTCTCAGTAGTATTTGAGAGGATGTTTGTGTCCTGGTAGGTGTGAATGCTGAATGTCTAGTATTATTGAGAAGGTCTTAAAAATCAACTTTGAGGCTGATGtacattttcaacaaaaatacTAGTTTGCTTCAAATAAGGTTTCAGTCATCCCTAGGACATGAGAAAAGCTGGTATGAAGGCTAAAAGATATTTGCTTTACTTTTGGGCAAGGCAATAGAAATCTGAGgaaaatttaattctaatttgatatttttataattttttatgaaaaaaacttAATTCAGATTCAaactgttttgttaatttttcaattaattatgGTTTTCAGGCCTAGCCCTATTACTGGAGGAGTTATTTATCACTGACCTGTTTTGACaaagattttgaaaacttttttcttctgaaGTCTACAGTTACTGGACTTCGATTCATTTGAAACATGTCTTACAGCTAGTAGGTTTCTCTCCTTGTTTGCTGAGACTGTTAGTTTAAAGTTCTTATCTAACCTTTTTAGTTTAATAAAATACTCTATTAATATAGATTTCCTTTTGTGCTgccatttctgaaaaattaaaaaaaattaaaattaaattttgtacaATCCAAGAAATATGGCAATGCTAATACTATACAGAAATAATCTGATTTATGTAAAATCTAACTTCTCCTTTttaattaatctataaatttaaagttaataGAAAAAAGTATCCCAACTACATTCTTACAAGTAATCAATGACTTgtcttatataaatatacaatagtCGAAAATCAGTTTATTCCTTGATATTACTTACAATTCTTTTCCCACAAGATAGAACTGATCTTTCAGCCACCATAACTCATGAAAATTTGACAAAATCATTCCTTAAAATATCCTCTTAACACATTACACAGCACCtaaggaggggggaaaagaaagtgtattttaaaatgtttaaaaggtgCAAAGGAAATATGCAAATTATTCATTCACCACTCATTATATACAACACTCCACAATTTTACCCTGTCTTACCATTAGTCTTCAGAATTCACTTTATACATACCAATAACTTTAGTATTTCTAACCTGAGGTAAACTATCCATTTTATGCTGtaggaaaaaagtttaaaaataaaaatgcaattcataatatgtacatataataggTTAAAGTGGTAAAGTAAAAtcctattttgaagaaaaagagtgCACATAAATAACTACTTGTACACAGAAAAACACCGATATACAATTGAAAAGGCAGATTTAAACACACATTTACCTCTACTCTCATgtaaaacctactttaaaaaagcaatagattaaaacaagacaaaacaagaaatccaaagaataaataaaagagcaaatggtgaaaataaaaatatgtaagctgcaaagaatgataaataataaCCTCCAGACTCAAGAAAACTTGAATCCTAAGCtagaaatggggaaactgagaagtAGCTCTACTTAAAACCACAGAATCCCCAAAAACTCAGTAATTGGAAGTATCAGGCTCCACCAGAGATGaggatgaaaaaagaaatcaaaacacagAAAGATTCCAAGACTGCCATTCCAATTACTAGCACCCAGAAGACTGTCCACCCCTGCATCCTTAAAGACTGTAGTATATATGTCTAGAAAGAGTATAATGAAAGGTCTTTGGTCTGGGGACTCAGGACAGCTGAGGGAAGAAGTATCATACTGACAATAGAAGGAATAAGTAGGAGTACACACAGTGATTGCTGAAACCCACTCCCTACACCTAAACTTCTCTTTTGCCTACTCAAGAGACTCCTAGAGGAGGCAGCCAAGACTGTACCTTCCGGGAAGATGGTTTTCTAATGAATTTGACAGGCCTAGagataaaagatacaaaaaaaatactgatagGACCTGCAGTCTGTAGTAGTCCATAGTCCATAAGCACAagcaccctctctctgtctctcacacccTACAGTCAAGAAACTACCAGCCCGTCCACCATCCAAACACACAAAACTTTCAAATCAGTTTTTAGTGTCTCACTTGTAACCCTGAGCAAATAAACAAGAATAACCATATACATAAGAAAaaccttaaaatgaaaaaacGAAATAAATAGCTTGGCAAAAACAAACTATGCAgagccaaaaactaaaaataagccAATCCATCCATGAAACAGATATACAAGAAcattcacagtaaaaaaaaaaaaaaaaaaaaaaaaaaaaggaacacatgaaaattaaaactaccaaagaatttaaaaagtcaataaaagcATTAGAAGATCACAGTAAGAAGATCTCATATAAAgtcaaacaaaaaagacagatatGGCAAATAGGAgacaaaatataagaagaaaattaaaaggcaatctgtatcaaaataacaccagcattcttcacagagctaaaacaaaccaccctaaaatttgtatgaaactaaaaaagagcctgaatagccaaagcaatcttgaaaaagaaaaccaaagctggaggcatcacaatcccagacttcaagatgtattacaaagctgtaatcatcaagacagtatggtactggcacaagaacagacatatagatcaatggaacagaatagacaacccagagatggacccacaaacgtatggccaaataatctttgacaaagcaggaaagaatatccaatggaaaaaagtctcttcagcaaatggtgttgggaaaactggacagtgacatgcagaagcatgaacatatgtatatattactcagcaatcaaaaagaatgaaatcttgccatttgcaactatgtggatggaactagagggtattatgctaagtgaaattagagaaagacaaatatcatatgacttcactcgtatgaggactttaagacacagaacagatgaacacaagggaagcgaaacaaaaatataaaaacagggagggggacaaaacatgagagattctttttttttcttttaattttttttcaacatttatttatttttgggacagagagagacagagcatgaacgggggaggggcagagagagagggagacacagaatcggaaacagtttccaggctctgagccatcagcccagagcctgacgcggggctcgaactcacggaccgcgagatcatgacctggctgaagtcggacgcttaaccgactgcgccacccaggcgccccaagagagattcttaaacatggagaacaaagggttactggaggggttgtgggagggggatgggctaaatgggtaaggggcattaaggaatctactgaaatcactgttgcactatatgctaactaacttggatataaatttaaaaaataataataaaaaaagaacccttGGGCCACGTGGAAAAACCAGGATaatctcctcttccctccttccacccccccccaaaaaaaagaaaagaaaagagaaaaacaggggcacctggatggtttagttaagcatccaacttcagctcaggtcatgatctcacagttcgtgggctcaagccccgtgttgggctctgggctgacagctcagagcctagagcctgcttcagattcagtgtctcccacgctctctgcccctcccccccttgcactcgctgtctctcaaaaataaacattaaaaaaaatttttttaataattaaaaaaagagaaagaaatgagttgCCAGATTAAAAGGGCCCAGAGCACCTGGCACAAtggatttaaaaagaatgttataaAGTATATCATGAGGAGAAAAAGATGTCCCTCAAGCTTCTAGGGACTGGGAAAAAATCTTGaccacatatatattatacatgcaAATTATTACTTGcagggcaaaaaaagaaaaaattattagtaTGTGAATTCATTAaggtgaataaaaaaattttaaataaaaagttttaaataacaaTTAGCTGAAATAcctaatagaagaaaatatcacATACCAGTTTATAacaacacatatacacaaatcaaCTTAGAAAGTAATAgggtatggggtgcctgggtggctcagtcagttgagcttctgaattcagctcaggtcatgatctcacagcttgtgagtctgagccccacatagggctctgttctgacagctcggagcctggagtctgctttggattctctgtctccctctcttctgtctgcccctcccccactcacactctgtccctctctctctctctctctctctctctctcaaaaaataaacattaaaaaaaaaaaaaaagaaagtaatgcggtgtatggggcacctgggtgacccagttgggcagcaactcttgatctcggctcaggtcatgaaatcgcagtttgtgagattgagccctgcatccagctctgcaatgatggcatggagcctgctttggattcagtctctccttctctctgcccttgccccacttgtgctctctctctcaaaaaattaacttaaaaataaagaattccaaacacttaaaaaaaaaaagtaatgggtGTAGATTTGTGCCACTTAGTTATAATAATTAACAATTTAGTTccaagacacctgggtggctcagtctgttgagcatccgacttcggctcaggtcatgatctcatggtttgtgagttcgagccctgcatcgggctctgtgctgtcagttcagagcctggagcctgcttcagattctgtgttctccctctctctctgttccttccccacatatgctctgtctctcaaaaaatgaataaacgttaaaaaaaaagtttttaaaaaagaaaaacaatttagttCCCACACATCAATAAACAGGAGAGTAATGCAAGATTTGCGCCAAAAATAGGCCCAAGTGCATGAAGCAAGTTATTACATACAAAGGTAGTAGTATGAATCTAATTACTTTCAAATTAATGAAGATAAGATTCAACATTTGGTGtgtcaccaaaggcaagggaaacaagagctAACATGAACTACTGGGGCTTCATCAAGATAACAGGCTtctatacagcaaaggaaacaatcaataaaactaaaaggcagcctaaagaatgggagaagatatttgcaaattgatGTAtgtgatgaagggttagtatctaaaatctataaagaacttaccaaaactcaacacccacaaaacaaataatccagttaagaaatgggcagaagatatggaTAGACTcgtttccagagaagacatccagacagctAACAGACACAGTAAGAGATGCTCATCATCATTCATCACTAGgtaaataccaatcaaaaccacaatgagataccacctgatacctgtcacaatggctaaaattaaccacacaagaaaaaacaggtgttgacgagaatgcagagaaaggggaaacctcttgggctgctggtgggaatgaaaactggtgcagtcactctggagaacagcactgaggttcctcaagaaactaaaaatagaactaccctacgatccaacACCTGCATtgttaggtatttatccaaaggatacaaaaatacagatttgaaggggtgtATGCAACCCAAGGTTTAGGgtggcattatcaacaatagccaaactgagGAGAGAGCCCAAAtctccactgactgatgaatggataaagatgtggtgctggggcatctgggtggctcagtcagttcatgagttcaagccccgtgtcgggctctgtgctgacagctcagagcctggagcctgctcggattctgtgtctccctctctctctgcacctaacccactcacattctgtctctgtct from Felis catus isolate Fca126 chromosome D3, F.catus_Fca126_mat1.0, whole genome shotgun sequence encodes:
- the ESCO1 gene encoding N-acetyltransferase ESCO1, giving the protein MMSIQEKSKENSSSVIKKSEDKNLETQIQGSQTNLAKKSGPKETIKSLVKSSSESKINQSELGTCMSTRSAKVASNDKKASKSINKNMVTVKGHSQQESTKKKKLPQKKSVHGTPKSNEQFNRRSQRLQQLTEVSTRSLRNREIQGQVQAAKQSLPPRKEHCNNTQSKSNKVKTSQKHVKRKVPEIKSDTKEDENLVINEVINSPKGKKRKVEHQTAYTCNSQCIKGSEKCLQKNTRKEETKSVPVTSEIKRSKMVTSAVSKKNEMKKSVHTQVNTSAKSQKSPQPSVPEQSVDNELEQAGKSKRGSILQLCEEIAGEIESDTVEVKKESLQMESVKEEKPTEINLEEPNNERQILHQKETNQDVQCNRFFPSRKTKPVKCILNGINSSTKKNSNWTKIKLSKFNSVQQNKLDSQVSPKLGLIRTSFSLPALEMHHPATQSTVLGTKPHDDKNIGCQQEETKEINSEEVKVNDVTVEINKTTKRASENCHLDNQIKPPPDPPLDNQMKDSFESTPDKNFSLCLESKLQNNPVGNTSTVSASLNQAKVDTGENKFPGSTPKQHTILSNQTSKTSDNRETPPNHSWPKCNSHLEITIPKDLKLKEAEKVDEKQLIIDAGQKRFGAVSCNVCGMLYTASNPEDETQHLLFHNQFISAVKYVGWKKERILAEYPDGRIIMVLPEDPKYALKKVDEIREMVDNDLGFQQAPLMCYSRTKTLLFISNDKKVVGCLIAEHIQWGYRVIEEKLPVIRSEEEKVRFERQKAWCCSTLPEPAICGISRIWVFSMMRRKKIASRMIECLRSNFIYGSYLSKEEIAFSDPTPDGKLFATQYCGTGQFLVYNFINGQNNT